Sequence from the Pyrobaculum neutrophilum V24Sta genome:
GAAGGGGGGCACCGGGAAGACCACCGTCGCGTTGAACACCGCCGTGTTGCTGGCCTACCTCTGGCGCGACGCGGCCGCATACCCCGTGGTCTTCCTCGACCTTACGCCAAACGTGGGCACGGCGGCGCTTGTCCTGATGGGGGACCCCCTGGCCACGTGGGGGAGGCCCTCCCTGTCGGACTTCTTCGCGGGGAGGCTCGGGGACCCGCTCAGGGGCTTCTACATGAGGAGGTGGAACACGGAGAAGGGGGCCTTCCAGGTGGTGTTCGCGTACCTGGGCCAAGACACGCCCGTCGCAAGGCGGCAGCTGGAGCAGGTGTTAAACGCCGTGGAGACGAGGCTGAGGCCCCGGGCCCTGTTTATAGACACGCCGCCGCTCTCGGCCAACACGCCGGTGGCCGGCCTCGTGGACTACGTCGTGCCGGTGGTGACGCCGGATGTCTCAGCCATAGAGACGACAAAGAGCTACCTGGGGGTCGTCGGGGGGAGGAGGCTCAAGCCCATTTTGAACATGTACATACCGGAGTACCCAGTAAGCACGGTGCACTCAGCCCCCTGGGATGCCGTGGTGGAGAAGGCGCTGGGGGAGCGGCCCCACCTGGTTCCCTTCGACAAGTTGCTCCAGGCGGCGAGGCAGGCGCTGGAGGTGGAGGTGCTGAAGCTGAGGCTTTCGGAGTCGCCGGCCGTCAAAGCGATTATAGAGTACGCAAGGTACCTAGCCGGCGCTATTGAGACCTAGGGACGCAGCTCTCCGCCTCGTGGAGCACGAGGGGTAGCGTCTTTAGGCTTTTGACGATGTAGGCTCTACAGGTGACGGACTCCGTCACGTCGCGTTTTGTGTACTGCCCCCACCTGTCTATCAACACTGCGCCGTAGCCCGCCATCAACGCGCCTAGGAAGTCCTCGTAGAAGTCGTCCCCGATGTGGAGGTAGACGTCTGGCACCACGTCGCCGACGAGCAGAGCCCTAGCCGCTTCGAAAATCTGAACCGCCGGCTTCACGTAGCCGACGTCGTCTGCGTACAGCTGGAGGTCGACGAGTTGCGATATCCCTAGGTTCGCCAGAAGGCCCCTCGTGGCCCGTGAGCGCCAGAGCAAGACGTTGGATATTATTCCCACCCTGTAGCCCTCCGCCCTTGCGTGCTTCACCGCCTCAACCGCGTCTTCATAGGGCTGAACCTCCAGGCGGGAGACCGCCTCGTCTATGGCGTCTTGCACCTGGTATACGTCAAAAGAGGCGTTTATGCCCCTAGACCTCAGCTGGCGCTGGATGTTGAGCAGGGTGTAGATGGGGGGCACCACCTCCTGCCTCTCCCTCCTGTTTAACTTCATCTTCCTCCTCTCCTCGTTGACGAGGGCGTGTAGCGTCTGATACGGCACCCGCCCCCCCAGACTTCTGTGTATGGCGTCCACCACCGCCTTAACCGCGGGCTCCACAGGCACCAGGGTGCCCCACACGTCTATAGTCATCAGCTTAACCACGGCGGAACTACACACAAGACTTAATAACTTTACCCCAGGAACCTTTTTATACGGGGGGCCGGCTGTCCACGTGCGCCTCCTCGTCCTCCCCCTCCTCGCGGCCTTGGCTTGGGCCTTCCTCTTCGGCCCCACCATAGAGCCCAAGTACGTCAACGCCTACACCTACACCAACCTCACCATCCGCGGCGCGAAGCAGGTCTATGTGGCTGAGGGCGCCGTGGTCGACTTCAACGCCACGGCTGGAGGCGCTATATACCTAGGCCTAAAGCCGCTGAAGCCCTCTGGCTACGTCGCCCTGGTGGTGGACAACGAGACGGTGAGGCTCCCCATCCTAGACAGGTGTAGGATCGAGATAAGCGCTTTAAACATGACGTGGAGGATCTCCGTCAACGTAACCGCGGAGGGCAGCTGCGGGGAGGTCAAGCTCTACGCCAACGGCACAAGGGCGCCGGCGGCTAGCTACATCCCGCCGTACTCCGGCGTGTACGTCGTAACGGCTACAGATGGGGTGTTCTACCAAAGGGTTAGAATCGCAGTGGTGCCCAACGTGACCATCGTTGACAACGTCTTCGGCGGCGTCATGAAGATAAGCTTCGCCCCGCCCCCCAGAGGAGGATCCATCTCGTTGGGGGGGCTGACGTTGCCGGCGTCGGGCAAGGTGGCCGTGGACACGTGGATGCTCGGCGCTGGCAATTACAGCCTTGTCCTGAGGATCGGAGGCCTGGCGGCGTTCTACAACGTGACGGTGGCCAAGGCGGTGCCCCAGCTGAGGCTGGGCTATAGAGGAGAGTACACCTACGGCGAGCCCGTCAACATCACAACCGCCGTGTTGGTGGGCGGCAGGCCCTACAGGACGGCCGTCCAGCTGGCTTTAAACGGGACTAGGTTTGCCGTGGCGCAGTCGCCGGGGTTCCTCTACATCCCGCTGATCGACGCCGGTCTCTACATCCTGGAGGCGCAGGTCGCCGGCGATAGAAACATCACGTCGGCGTCGGCGCGCGCGGTCTTCCGGGTGAGCCCCGCGCCCGTCCGCCTTGAGCTGAGGATCAACGGCACCGCGGCGAACCCCTACGTCGCCGAATATGGCAAGGTGCTGTTGGTGGACGCGAGGGCTATTTCCCTGGTGGAGCCCCGCGGCCGCGTGGCCATATACGTAGACGGGAGGCCTGCCCAAGCCCTCGTCGACACTCTGGAGACGGGGCCGGGCTTGCACAACATAACCGCCGTCTTTACGCCGGCGAGCGGCAACTTCCGGACTGCGCGCGCCTCGGCTTTGGTATACGTTACCCCCTCCGCGCCGGAGGTGGCTGTGGAGAAGATCTTCTCCATAGTCTACGGCCAGCCGCTTGAGATCCCCATATATGTGCGGCTGTTTGGGAGGCCGGTAAACGCCGTGGCTAAGGTGGAGCTGGTCAGTAGGACCTACGTCTTCAACTACACGGTTAAGGTGGTCGGGGGGCTCGGCGTGTTGAAGATCGATAGGTTGCCCGCCGGGACCTACCTCGGCACTGTGACTGTGGCGGAGTCCCCAGGTATGCTTTCCGCGAGGGCCACCTTCAACGTGTTCGTAGGTAGCGCATATGTGAAGCTGATCCTCGACGTGCCGAAGAGGGGGACCTACGGCGATGCCCTCCCCATAAGGGTAGCCCTCGAGCCCGGCAACGTGCCGGGCAGGCTCTCCCTAGTGATAAACGGGACCGTGGTGTACTCCGGAAACGCCTCCCGCTACGAAGGGATGTGGGCGCCCCCCCGCGGGGGGGTTTTCAAGATAGCGGCGCGTTTCGAGAGCCTAGACCCCAACTACGCCAGCACGGAAAACGTCACCTACGTCTACGTGGACAGGGCGCAGTGCGCCATACGCTTCCAGCTGGAGGGGGACCTACTGCCGAACGCCACGGCGTATGTCTTGAGGAGCTACGCAGTGCGGGTGCTGTCGCCTCTGCCAGCCCGCATCTATGTAAACGGGAGCGAGGCCGGGCCCCGCCTCGTCTTCAACAGGACGGGTCTCTACAACGTCACGGTCTACTTCCCGGGGGACGACAGCTACTACCCCTGCGGCTCCACCCAGCTCTACAGGGTGGTGAGAAACCCGACGGAGGTGGAGCTCTCGGCCCCGAGGAGGATAGCCCTGGCGGATGGGGGTCTCACCGTGACGATATACGTCAAAAGCCCTGTGGGACACGAGGCCGGCCCCGTCAGGATCTACATGATAAACAGGACCTACAACTCCACCGAGGTCGTTGACACTACGGCGGAGAGGGAGACGCGGGTGAGCCTCCGCTTCAAGCAGACGGGGGTCTACACCATATACGTGGAGTACCTCGGCAACAGCTACCTCATGCCGAGTAGGTCCAACCCCATCACGGTCACCGTGGAGCCGAGCTACCTGGGCATCCCCGCGTTTCTATTCGCCGTATACCTCGTCCCCCTCGCGCTGGGCTTCGCCGCCGCGGCGGTTGCGAAACGCATATTAAAGAGGGGTATATGAGGCGGCATGTATGCCGTACCCCCCGCGGTTATACTGATCCCGCTGGCCTCCAAGGAGCAAGTGCTCCAGACGGTGAACTACGTCGTTGGGAGACTTAGGCAGATCGGCGCGCCGGTGAGACACGCCCACTCCGACTCCCCCCTATACCTAGGCTGTAGGGTGGCCAGGGAGGAGGTTGAGAGGGTTGACGTCTATCTCGCCACGGCGGGGGGAGACTTCGCCAACGTTCTGCCGCAAGCGGAGGAGATCAAGGAGGGGTTCGTCGAGAGGAAAGGCTACGTCCACCTGGTTCAGGGAGTCGCCATATGCTTCAGGTACCAACTGGGGCAGGAGCCGAGGTTGGCGGAGGTGGTTGTATATACCGTCGGGGCTCCCTACCGGGATTTCAAGCTAAACCTTTAAATATATGTATAGACGGCGTGGTGATGTCGCTAGTCTCGATAGATGACTTTAAACGCGTCGATCTCCGGGTGGGGAAGGTTCTTGAGGCGGCTAGGGTGGAGGGCT
This genomic interval carries:
- a CDS encoding HAD family hydrolase, whose translation is MVKLMTIDVWGTLVPVEPAVKAVVDAIHRSLGGRVPYQTLHALVNEERRKMKLNRRERQEVVPPIYTLLNIQRQLRSRGINASFDVYQVQDAIDEAVSRLEVQPYEDAVEAVKHARAEGYRVGIISNVLLWRSRATRGLLANLGISQLVDLQLYADDVGYVKPAVQIFEAARALLVGDVVPDVYLHIGDDFYEDFLGALMAGYGAVLIDRWGQYTKRDVTESVTCRAYIVKSLKTLPLVLHEAESCVPRSQ
- a CDS encoding MinD/ParA family ATP-binding protein codes for the protein MKRILFLSGTKGGTGKTTVALNTAVLLAYLWRDAAAYPVVFLDLTPNVGTAALVLMGDPLATWGRPSLSDFFAGRLGDPLRGFYMRRWNTEKGAFQVVFAYLGQDTPVARRQLEQVLNAVETRLRPRALFIDTPPLSANTPVAGLVDYVVPVVTPDVSAIETTKSYLGVVGGRRLKPILNMYIPEYPVSTVHSAPWDAVVEKALGERPHLVPFDKLLQAARQALEVEVLKLRLSESPAVKAIIEYARYLAGAIET